TGGCGACTTGTACGTAGACCTCATTGGGGTTGGAACTGTTTTGATTCAAACGGCCCAGGATCACAGTCCACTGGGATGCATTTGTTGATCTGagtaacaaaaatacatttctaatgaaTCCAGCCAATCTGATTTGATtccagttaaaaaaaaactttgccaATGAAAAAGCATTACTTGGTAAAACAGCTGGCAGTGGTCATGACAAACCGCTCGGCAACCATCGTTCCTCCACAGACGTGACTGCCGTTAAATTGTAGACTGGCCATCCAAGGCCATGCACCAGAAGATGCGAGCGAGTTACCTTCTCCATCAAGGGTGTTCAGTTTGGCCTGTCCACACACCACAGCTAAAAAAAGACAATACAAAGAGTTAATTACTGAATTTGGAGTTTCTTCTTCTGCGTTTCTTTTTGTATGGGTGTAATATATATATCACTTAATGTGTTCCTTAGAAATGCTAAGGTCATGAGATCAAACCCTAGATCAAGCAGATACTTAGAAAATATTTAGCTTGATGGCAttataagttgctttggatgtgTCAATAGTGGTCACATCGGTTCattattaaagtaacataaagGAATCTTACGTGCAGGGGTCGTAACAGTTACAGGTGCAGCAGTGGCAGGTACACTGGTACAGCTGACGCTTAGGTCACTGTCAGTACCATTGGAGGTGAACGTAATGAATCCTGGCTGGTTGGTGGTGATAGATTGGTTGATCCAACTCTGGTACTTAGAAACTCGGGTATACACACCAGGATACTGAGCTTGAGCACATCCTATGCCAAAGCTTACGATCCCAGACTGGATCCAGACTGAGTTCTGTTTGCTTACCATTGGTCCACCCGAGTCACCCTGTATTACAAAGGACAGGTTAAGACCATTACTGACAATGTACATGTAAAAATGATTGACAACATACAAGCCAATTAACCTGTTAGTTTTCCAATTACCTGGCAGGAGTCTTTCCCCCCTTGTTCTAGTCCAGCACACATCATGTTGTTTGTAATATCATTGTTATAAGCGCAGTTGCACTTTTTGTTTCCAATGACAGGCACATTTACTTCCTGAAGAGTTTGTGGTGAACCCAGAGGAACTGAGAAACACATCAAATAATCAAATGTGGGCCTGGTATTGCAAAAAAACATGATGTTGACTTTAAGGGCTTGTAAACTTTATACAATTCTTACCATCAACGGCAATATTTCCCCATCCGGTGACCCAGCTCGATGTGCCGCTGTAGAACGTGCTGCCTTCTGCGGCCAGGCAGACTGGTTTTATATAGTCAGTAAAATTTACAGGTGAAGACAGATGCAGAAGAGTGATGTCATTGTCATGAGTGTTGCTGTTGTAGTTTGGATGCTTTATGATATCAGAGACCGTACGGCTGGTTGAATTTGGATTTGATCCTGACTGTGTCTGTAAGCCCAGGTACACAGTCAGGGATGCAGTTGAAGTACTGTAATTGGAGAACAAATGAGAGTAAATGAAGAgtaaaatgcatatttattagtaattTTCTGATGGTTATGTGGTTACCTGGAAAAGCAGTGAGCTGCTGTCAGGACCCATTCATTGTTGATGAGTGATCCACCACAGAAATGTCCAGAGCTCCCATGAAGACTGACCTGCCACGGCCAAGCACCAGCAGTAGCACTCTGTCCTCCTACTATTTTAGTGGATAATGTAGGCCTGCCACATACTgacaatgaatttttttttaaatcacattgCATAATCGATAACAACAGTtctgaaaatgttttttcatgttaaagTATTAGTTGAAAAAATGATTATTACCTGAAAGTTGTGCATCACAACCTAGAACAAAAAAGTGCAGTTAGTATAAATCCGAATATATATGCGATTATGAAACAACGTCACAAGGTGAATTAACTATTGAATGTAGGCTACTGATTACTTTTTACATATGAGGCTTACCTCTCGCTAGGAGAGTGACAGCAAACACGACACTCAATATGTGAAACATCTTCATCGTCTCTGACAACAGTACGACTGGCTTCAAATGTCCCCGTTACTCTATTTTCTACACACCCACACTCCTTTTATAAGCACATGCTCACTTATAAGATTTAACTAAAACACGCCTTCTGTATCCTTTTCGATCATCATACATGCTATTTACTGAACAACCTGTTTGTGGACATAAAGAATTTCAAAAATAATTCAGGAAATGTGATAAGGCACTTGCTGGCAACTCTCAGTCATGTGTTAATCTCAGCTGGCAAACTGAAAAATTCAAAGTATGAGAACTTATAACTTTTAAAATAACCTGTTTTGGAAATGTGAGTGTTGTTTCTTCCCTGTAAGCTTGCCTGATAGATTAGCATTCCCAGTcattgcactttaaaaaaaataaaaaactttggaCTGAAGCGAAATGTATTATTAACTAATTGAGTGCATTTGGCATACAGTGCCTTTAAGgtttaatgatataaaatgtGTTCCTTGGGATTGAATCTATGACCCTGGAGTTACAAAACACAAGGACATGGAGtatatttttagtgttaaagTAGACAAACTCCAGTCAGTCTTAGTCATTGGTCTCTCTCCTCAACATTCCTTAGAAACCGATTTATCACAATGAATAAAGTCTGCataaatttaactttttatGAACAGCTCAAATTTTAATGAGAGGGCTTTGTTTGATTCATAAGACTTTGCTCAACAAACGTGACACCCAAATGTAACATTATAAGTCTCGAATGAAAAGTGAGAGTTGAAAGAATGTCCGGTAGTGaacttttgtttacagtttttatatcgtaattcgatCAGAAACATTAAGATTGTGAGGCAAACAAagcgttttggattaaaaggcttgaaTATACCATTTCCTTGGATTTATGAAAActatttgttttggacaattttacCGACCAACGTGGATAAAGGGAAGaatttgaaggtaagtaaacaaacaaactgaaTTGGCGCCGCCCGGTTCAAGTAACTAACAACAAGAtacagttttatgacttttaTGACATGTGTGTTGTGCTTAATGGAGTGCTGAGCGTCTAAACactgaccgtatattttgaagatttaatgcttaaatgttacaatgaagTTTAGGCTGCCTCACTTCCGAGGGGGGGGGGTGCCATGTATGGCACAGTGTTCCCTATCAGGTTAAGGCTGACTTTAGTAGTTCTGATGCATTTTCAAGTAAAACATAATATTCAATGTGAAATAAAAAGGGTATGGCTTGTTCCCCCTCCTGTGAATGCATTGGATCGAAAATGAAGAACTGCTGTTTCTGAAAAGAATGTGTAcagatttagattttttatagaTTCATTTGCACAGATGGGAACACCTCCAGGTATGAGTGGGTCttaatgtgtatatcaaattaaacCAATGGTGGGGTGTGACATCACTGGCAGGATGACGTGGGAGCCAGAAAGTAAAAGGCGATCCAAAAGAACTCcctcgctatctgaaatattgttgAAGATGGCTTAACAGGTAAGCAGGAAGTATGGTAAGAGAGAcacagcgtctcattcccttcttaGAAAACAatggttacatacgtaacccgagacgtttccTTTTCAGGGAACTAGCATTGCGTTGCCATAATGACGCTTTAGGAACACTATACCCAATCCACCAGAATACGAGTGCCTGTCTTTGTGAAAAAAGCACAACTAAGACCTAAGCAACCAAGATCCAGGAACAAAAGTGAGATCTAACTCATATAACTGTTCAAAAGTGAGCGGTGAGGACCAGCCTGCCGCATCACAGAGATCCTGGACCGAGGCACCTGCCCAAAGGGCTTTAGATGCTGCCATACCTCTAGTTAAATGCGCTCTGATGGTTAAAGGAGAGGGACGTCCGGAGGCTCATAAGCCTCATAAGCCGACACTGGCCTTTTTGAGAAAGTAACCATGGTCTCTCCCATAATACTAAGGTCTTGATCATGTGACATGGGTTGCCCCTCATAGTTATAGGACGGATTCTGTACGTCCAGGAGACAACCGAGCCTGCAGTTGTTGAAATCCATACTACGCCCAGAAAAGAGGTTCTCTGTGCTGGAAAGGCAGACTTTGCTTGGCATTAAGGTGATCTTTCATAACCGATCCTCAGCCTAAAAGAGATGCATCTGTCGATAATGACATGTGGCGACAGACCGCACCTAACCTCGGGCCTTGAGACAGAAACACAAAATCTTTCCATATTCTTAGGGTACGAAGACATTTGCATGTAACCCTGAACATGGAAAAACAATTGACCCTGGGGGGAACCCTGTTTTCAAGCCCCCAATAGGTGTGCGATTGAGCCAGCTTCGTCGTCGAGTTCCATATTACCCCCAAAATGTGATCACCTGCGTCTGGACTAAAATACATTTCTTGATGTTCAGTCTCGATGCTGTGCTGCCATTTGTGCTGACTGGGCTAACATTAGCCAATCGTCAATATGCATGAGTATTTATTAATTAGTATGCAAAACGCcccatcattggttgaatttaaaATGCACATTCAGACCCACTCACACCTGGAGATGTTTCCAAagttcctcgaaagggaactagTAATGTTTACTAACATACCTAGTCATTTCTGATATAATGTAGACTTCCACTTAAAAGTAGCAAGTTAAATTGACTTGTTTATAACAATAGGCAACACACAAAGGGAATTTTTCCAACCTGTACAGATTTGACTTATTTGCAGAGTAATTATGAGGTTTTAACTAGGTTATGGATATACATTTAtgaattgtaatatttataattataattaatataGAAATTGTCTTTGTTTCTTTTCTCACGTAATATCATATAGAGATTGGACACATCTGTACCCAGTTGTACTTGTATCATTTATTTCCTATAATGAAAGATATTCAGGACTGACTCTATGTCAATCAATGAATGAACTGAATTCTCTACAGAAGCAGACAACAAACTGTACTGTTCACATGTATCTTATTCATTAtagtggagagaaatacaatgaGTTGAAAGTGGTGgatgcatacaaaataaaaaacactgatCACCCAAACAGTGACTCAACAAAAAACTATAATATACAACAACATCAACAATGCAGTGTTCAGctctttgaaaaataaaaaaataaatgtaattatttatttatatgtccAATCAGTTGTTATTCTTTGACCAAAATTGAATCATTCTAACTTTTCAGGAGCAAGGCCTTATCGGTACACCTCACAGCATTTTGAACTGAtcatttttaagtttatgttttttgtaagtTAATAAGTTAAATGTACAAAGATAATTAAGTTATGGATccaaaacacaaactttttgAGTACAAACAAAATGCATGTGACGTCATATGCATTGGACAGTTGTTTGATTTCATTAACTGATAAAAGCTCATGTCTGTGGCGGTGGGGGTTGTTTGGAGGATCCACCAGCAGAAATGTAAATTGGTGCCTATTTTGCAAATGCCAATTGAACTTCCTTTTAGATTGCAAGAGAttgaaaaatacactgtaaaaatatgtagcatttttgtcaaatcaacataaattttagttgaacttaaaaaattattttaacttgattttacaagttatgtcaacttttcacaagccaaaacttaaaatattaggtggaattgacttgcaaaaccaagttgttttaacgtcatgctgcatatttttacagtgtactgtatgGTTACAACAAATGTGACATCACCCAGATAAACTTAACAACCTGTCATTTTGGACTAATATAAACACTGTCTGCATCCTGACATGATTATAATACATCATCTAAATTTTGCGTGACCATGTTTTTCCATTAGCATTAGCCACATACGCTGATGggattaaatgaaaaaataaatgaaaatagaAAATGATATGGAAAAACAGAGGTACTAGTGTTAGAAAGAGAAATTAAGAACAAGTTAAGAATGGTTCATGTCAGTCActgatgtttatatattttgaaattgcTTACAATGTATTCATATTTATACCACTTTTTTTCCTATAGAAACTTGAGAAAAGAATAGATTTATGCAATGTCTTTAACAtcaatgtattattttaatttcaaattcaaaaagttTATTTACAAACATTTGATTGTTTTACAGTTCACATTTAGAAAAGTGTAGTAAAAAGAGATCTTAATTTAGATCATTATAAATGTACAGCAATGTCCCAAGTGTGGTACAGCTCGAGGTAATGAGTTAAATATGATACAGTAGCAGTATTTTAGCTATTAGAACTGAAACACTTCAAATTGGGACATTACCATAAAGTGCAAGTTTGCATAGAAATGCTACAATGCAATTTGTACAGTACAATGCAATGTGTATGCATAGATAGTAGAAGACAAATGCCCGGGTTACAGTTTAAATTTAAGCAGTCATTCTGAACGTACAGCCAGTAAGATATAACAACTGATCTCAGTGCAAGAATATTTCTCATAAGTCAAGTAAAAAGAAATATGAAAGCCTTATGATTAAAGAATTAACAGTCTATAAACAGTCAGATGAATCGAATGAAAACCTGCATTATTCGTCACATTTTACAGTCACATTCAAGGTTAATCAAAATGTTTCTACTCAGACTTCACTGATCTTAGTCACAATGAAAGATCTGAAGCGCTGTAAGTGAAAACAGGAGTGCAGTTGTAAAACATAAAGAAAAGGGAGACATGCTGGTAGAGGAATTCGGGGTGCTTCCTACAGCGGGAGGGAAAGAACCCACCACAGACGTCAGGAATGATGAAAAGCTTGAGGTTTTAGTGAATCTCTGGATATCTGGGGCGCGAACGGACCGGCTCGCTACTGTGGAGTTACTGACGCTTGTGTTAGGGCTGTTGTTTTGTATCGTCACAACAGCAGCCTGGATCCATGACAGACCTTGCTTACACATCAAAGGACCACCCTGATCACCCTGAGAGACACAGAAAGAGATTTCAATGTTATTGACTGTATTGACTGTAAATATACATTATAGTCTCAGTTTCCaggaatttatttattttttgtgaaaatgatgTGAGCTGTTTCTATTCATTCAGAATAAACTTGCCTCCTGTAAGTTCATGGCAGTTGTACAAATACTGCCGACTGAAGATGAGTTCCCACAATTCACAACAGTGGTTTGGATTTGTTGAAGGGTTTGAGTaactataaaaaaacaaatacaatataaacacatatttaaggAAAAAGATGATAACTTGAAAAAGTTTTCCTTAATATTTTTCACTATGAAGCAGCTATGTAGTTAAATAtaagccaaatttaaatttgaaCCACTAAAATCTGTCATTCGTCATTCGTGGCTTGTCTAACAACTCCTTTAGTCGGAACAACATTGGTCTTATACAGTTACACATGCTCTCATATCTTTTTTGACACAACATATGGAAGACAGTCAAACATGAAATACTAACCTCCTCCTGATCCTGAACCCCAGCCTGACGTCCAGCATGTAGCATTAACGTTAAAGGTAGTACCTCCCAGGTCCACACATATCGGTTGAATATAATCTGAGAGTTTTGGTGCGCTGGCCAGCTGCACGACAGCAATGTTGTCACCTGTCAAACTGCTGATGGTGATTTTGGCCACTTGTACGTAGACCTCATTGGGGTTGGAACTGTTCTGATTCAGACGGCCCAGGATCACAGTCCACTGGGATGCATTTGTTGATCTGAGTAAGAAAAGATGTTTCTAATGAATCCAGCCAATCTGGTTTGAttccagttaaaaaaaaaaactttgccaATGAAATGGCATTACCTGGAAAAACAACTGGCAGTGGTCATGACAAACCGCTCGGCAACCATCGTTCCTCCACAGACGTGACTGCCGTTAAATTGTAGACTGGCCATCCAAGGCCATGCACCAGAAGATGCGAGCGAGTTACCTTCTCCATCAAGGGTGTTCAGTTTGGCCTGTCCACACACCACAGCTAAAGAAAGACAATACAAAGAGTTAATTACCAAATTGGGCGTTTCTGTTTGTCTGGGCCTGTATATATCACTCAGTGTGTTCCTTAGCCATGTTAAGGTCATGAGATCAAACCCTAGATCAAGCagatacttaaaaaatatttaacttgatGGCATTATCAGTTGCTTTGGATTAATCAGTAACAGTCACATTGGTTCATTATTAAAGTAACCTAAAGGAATCTTACGTGCAGGGGTCGTAACAGTTGCAGCAGTTgatgtaatggcgggtacactGGTACAGCTCACGCTTAGGTCACTGTCAGTACCACTGGAGGTAAACATAATGAATCCTGGCTGGTTGGTGGTGATATGCTGGTTGATCCAACTCTGGTACTTAGAAACTCGGGTATACACACCAGGAAACTGAGCTTGAGCACATCCTATGCCAAAGCTTACGATCCCAGACTGGATCCAGACTGAGTTCTGTTTGCTTACCATTGGTCCACCCGAGTCACCCTGTAT
This window of the Misgurnus anguillicaudatus chromosome 19, ASM2758022v2, whole genome shotgun sequence genome carries:
- the LOC141351039 gene encoding polyserase-2-like — its product is MKMFHILSVVFAVTLLARGCDAQLSVCGRPTLSTKIVGGQSATAGAWPWQVSLHGSSGHFCGGSLINNEWVLTAAHCFSSTSTASLTVYLGLQTQSGSNPNSTSRTVSDIIKHPNYNSNTHDNDITLLHLSSPVNFTDYIKPVCLAAEGSTFYSGTSSWVTGWGNIAVDVPLGSPQTLQEVNVPVIGNKKCNCAYNNDITNNMMCAGLEQGGKDSCQGDSGGPMVSKQNSVWIQSGIVSFGIGCAQAQYPGVYTRVSKYQSWINQSITTNQPGFITFTSNGTDSDLSVSCTSVPATAAPVTVTTPAPVVCGQAKLNTLDGEGNSLASSGAWPWMASLQFNGSHVCGGTMVAERFVMTTASCFTKSTNASQWTVILGRLNQNSSNPNEVYVQVANITISNLTGDNIAVVQLASAPKLSDYIQPICVDLGGTTFNVNATCWTSGWGSGSGGVTQTLQQIQTTVVNCGNSSSNSSICTTAMNLQEGHQGGPLMCKQGLSWIQAAVVTIQNNSTNTSVSNSTVASRSGRAPGIQTFTKTSIFSSFLKAVVGSFPPKQTNSTNATVGSTPSSSTSMSPFSLCFTTALLFSLTVLQIFHCN
- the LOC129424741 gene encoding transmembrane protease serine 9, with the translated sequence MRMFHVLSAVFAVILLARGCDAQLSVCGRPTLSTKIVGGQSATAGAWPWQVSLQTSSRHFCGGSLINNEWVLTAAHCFSSITDTGLTVLLGLQTQSGSNPNSVSRTVSEIIKHPDYNNKTNDNDITLLHLSSPVVFTDYIKPVCLATEGSTFYSGTSSWVTGWGNIGVNVPLPSPESLQEVNVPVIGNRKCNCLYNNDITNNMICAGQIQGGKDSCQGDSGGPMVSKQNSVWIQSGIVSFGIGCAQAQFPGVYTRVSKYQSWINQHITTNQPGFIMFTSSGTDSDLSVSCTSVPAITSTAATVTTPAPVVCGQAKLNTLDGEGNSLASSGAWPWMASLQFNGSHVCGGTMVAERFVMTTASCFSRSTNASQWTVILGRLNQNSSNPNEVYVQVAKITISSLTGDNIAVVQLASAPKLSDYIQPICVDLGGTTFNVNATCWTSGWGSGSGGVTQTLQQIQTTVVNCGNSSSVGSICTTAMNLQEGDQGGPLMCKQGLSWIQAAVVTIQNNSPNTSVSNSTVASRSVRAPDIQRFTKTSSFSSFLTSVVGSFPPAVGSTPNSSTSMSPFSLCFTTALLFSLTALQIFHCD